The following is a genomic window from Pygocentrus nattereri isolate fPygNat1 chromosome 8, fPygNat1.pri, whole genome shotgun sequence.
ATTAGGGATTACATAAAAAAGTCAGAGCTGGGAGAAAACGCTGGAAAAGGGGGGAGTTAGTGAGTTAGCGAGTGAGTGGCTCGTTTCCACAGAGCAACGCTGCGCTCTGCAGCCACGCATTAACACAGAAGGGCTGGCGCTCCACACGCCTCGACACAAACGTGGGAATGAAATGAGTCTAAATGAGGTAAACAAAGGCGCTCGAGTCGAACGGCAAAGTAACGACGAGCGCAGTAAAGCGTCCAGGCTGAGGAAGTTCGTGTGCTGGAAAGTGAAAGTGCCGGATTAATCGCAGCCCGCGATGGGCTAGAAAGGCAAGAacgaagaaagagagagagagaaagaaagaaagaaagtagtTGTCTCATAACTCTTGGAGCGGGCTCGGCTGCATAATAGTGCTGACATTTGGCGATTGTGCCGAGCGCTGGACTTCACTGTGCGCCCAAAACCCGCTCCCTTCGTGCCAGGAAGCGCCAAATAAGGGCAGGGAAGTGGAAACCCACCGGATGAGCGCCTTACATGGTCATGACCTTATATGGCGTGGCGGAGCGAGGGGGCTTCCGGCCAGCGCTCTGCTACGGGGACGGGAAACCCGAGCGAGCGCTGAGCGGGGCCGAGGGGGGCAGGGTGGGGggctaaaaaaataataaataaataatagagcAAGAACTTCGCTTAGCGCGATCGATTTGCAGTGGAGGAGGGAGGCACGGGCTTCTCCTTCTCGATTTATTGCACGGACTTTAAGGCTAAAGCTCACTCGGTCTGCTATTTCTTTCACCCCCCCCACCTCTAGGCAAACGTCATGTGTCCTCCACTGCAGTGCCTAAATATGGTCCTTCctccagtccatatatggacatCTACGTCACAGACAAGAGGGTATATAAAGGAGTAGGGAACCTCTGAGTCGAGCAAGAGCAGAGAACCTAAGCGACTCAGCGCTAGACAGCAGATAGGCAACCCACTGCGATATAgcaaacacacaggcacacatcAAAAATACAGAAGTGAACTCAAAAGTAATAaccaaaaatattacaaaagaGGCTGATAAGAACTTCACTGGACCgaagcagcaacaacaacaaaaaggtcCATATTAAAATTCCTGATCTGACCTGTTTGTGTTAGGGAATGGTCACACAACTCTCAAGTCATCCGTTCTGAGAAGAAGTGGATGTTCACACCTTCCTGGACCAGAAgcgaaaaaagggggaaaaccAAGCGAGGAGCCTTCAAGCTCTGAGACACAGTGAGGAGGGTCAGCcggagagaagaggaagaagaggcaTCACAGCATCTTCGCTGTTCTCGTCCCAGAAGGGCTAGCTGGtgatctctctcactctcctccccTGCACGCTGCTCTGCACTCTGCACAGAGACTCCAGAGAGATGGCTGCAGCCAAGACAGAGCTTCTGCCTGCCCTGCAGATCTCGGACCCTCTGAGCTTCCCTCATTCACCAATGGATAGCTACCCCAAGCTGGAGGAGATGATCATGCTCAGCTCCGCGGGGACCCCCTTCCTGAACGCCTCCGCGCCTGAGGGCACGGGCTTCAGCTCCGGAGAAGCAGGAGAGCAGTACGACCACTTGACTGGAGGTAAGAGCTGGAGCTAAGTCCATTATGCTGCATGtgggaaaaaatgtatatacatgtatgtttatatatttatggaGTATTTGCTTTAATGCAAAAAGGGTGCAAGGGATGCATGGCTTTAAAGGTGAACTAAATGCAGAGAGCTGAAAAGAACTATGTAGTTGTGGTTTAAATTGGCATTGTTTGGAATTCATAATACTCAAGTTCAATTAAGTTGCCTGCATTCATTGTTaaaaaagtctgaaaagaatgctcatataaataaataaaaataagcattcTTAATAATGTATTCTTAAAGATCAATCTTTAGGGCATCAGCACTGAATGTGCATTGAAATCAGTAATCTAAAAAGAAGCACAGCATAACTTAAATGGCATTTTTCAAGTCAGCTACATTGCAGATTGAATAATCAGCTGCCTTTAGCTATGTGATGGAACTGAAGAActgtgagagggagggagagaagcaTGAATGCAGATGGCTTAGCTAGTGCTGGCTTGAGCGCTTGTCTCTGAGGGAGATCGGcaaatgtgtgtatgttgtggGAAGATCAGCAGCATGTGTGCGTTTGAGGAGGGGGGGGATTCTCCCGCTTCTCCATCAGCACCTGCTGCTTTGTCTGGGAGAGTGGGGAAACACAGGCTTTGCTGCCAGCAGGGTCCCCCATCTCAGACACCTCAGGGATCTTTATGTGCATTAATGTGGCTCAGGGCAGCTGAGAAACATCCATCTAGAACATGCCGCTCAAccttcttttttgttgttgttgttgcagaCACTCTTCCAGAAATTGCCTTGAACTGCGAGAAGTCCCTGGCTGAGCAGAGCTACCCCACCCAGAGGCTGCCCCCCATCTCCTACACAGGGCGCTTCACCCTCGAACCTGCCGCCAACTGCAGCAACAGCCTGTGGGCGGAACCTCTCTTCAGCTTTGTCAGCGGGTTGGTGGGCATCAACCCTCCCCCAGCTTCAATCCCCTCCTCTTCGGTCACTCAGGCCACTCCCTCTTCTTCGGCAGCTTCATCTTCCGCCCCTTCATCCtctgtctcctcctcctcttcttcctccccATCCTCGTCGGCATCTGGCTCCAGCTTGAGCTGCTCGGTCCACCATAGCGAGCCCAACCCCATTTACTCGGCTGCTCCCACCTACTCCAGTGCCAGCCCTGACATCTTCCCCGAGCCTGGCCCCGGCTTCCCCTCGGCAGTAAGTGGCAGCTCTCTGCCGTACCCACCCCCAGCCTACCCTGGTGGCAAGGCCTGCAGCGCCAGCTTCCCCGTGCCCATGATCCCTGACTATCTGTTCCCCCAGCAGCAGGGTGAGATCAGCCTGGTACCACCTGACCAGAAGCCCTTTCAGACACAGGCAGGCCAACAACCTTCCCTCACACCGTTGTCCACCATCAAGGCCTTCGCCACACAGACTGGATCACAGGACCTGAAGGGGGTCTACCAGTCACAGCTCATCAAGCCTGGCCGCATCCGCAAGTACCCCAACAGGCCGAGCAAGACACCCCCTCATGAGCGGCCCTACGCCTGCCCCGTGGAGACGTGTGACCGGCGCTTCTCGCGCTCCGACGAGCTGACACGCCACATCCGCATCCACACAGGCCAGAAGCCCTTCCAGTGCCGCATCTGCATGCGTAACTTCAGCCGCAGCGACCACCTGACCACACACATTCGCACGCACACGGGCGAGAAGCCCTTTGCCTGCGAGATCTGCGGCCGCAAGTTCGCCCGCAGCGACGAGCGCAAGCGCCACACCAAGATCCACCTGCGGCAGAAGGACAAGAAGGCCGAGAAGACTGCTGCCGCCGTCGCCCAGAATACATCCGTCACCTCTGTCTCTATCTCGGCCCCTTCGCCCGCATCCAGCTACCCCTCTCCTATCGCCTCCTACCCATCCCCAGTCTCCTCCTTCCCGTCCCCGGTGGCCTCTTGCTACTCCTCTCCAGTCCACACCTCCTACCCATCCCCTTCCATCGCCACCACCTACCCCTCAGCATCCAGCACCTTCCAGACGCCAGTGGCCACATCCTTCCCCTCCTCCGTGGCCAGCAACATCTACAGCTCACCTGTCACCACCCCACTGCCTGACATGCAGGCAGCCACCCTCTCGCCACGGACAGCAGACATCTGCTGAGACTCTGATCCTGGACGAGCGCTCTACTCCTCCATCCGGTTCAGCTCCTGTCTGAGAGGGACAGCAAGCGTCATGGACTTGTCAGCCCTCTCGCTGCAAAAAGCACTTTTCTGTCTGCACTCTCTGCGACTTTCAGTTACACAAATGGTCAAATGAGAAAAGGGATCTTTTTTATTTTCGCTCCCTCGCCGCAGAATCCTTTCCCTTCAAAACGAGGCATTCAAGACTTTAAGAACGGCAAAAAGTGAAGCAACAGGCGTTTGGCaagtttctttgttttcctctgactgTATTATTACAAAGAACAAGCAACAAGGACTACATTATACTGAAATGCCTGCAGGTTTCAAGCTCGGAAGCCCTCACTTAGGCAGGAGCACATTTACAAAAAGACATTGAGTAATATACATAAGCTACAGTATATGTATATTGTACATGTGCCATGTTTGAGTTTTTTCGTTTTTACTTTTTAGTACCATTGTTGTGAAAATTGATTTGAATATTTGCATTGTATTATTCTAAATTGAGCAGGGCCATATTTTATACATTCTGTAGTACGTAGTGAAAATGCTGTGATAAGTTTTTTGACTTTGTTTGGATAAAAGCACTTAAGTATTCCGACGCATGTGTAAGAGTGATGTTACTTTCTCTTATTTTGTAAATATCATCCTCTGGtactattcctctctctctctttctcaaatgTGACAACAACGGTTTGCTTAacagaggggagaaaaaaatgcaggaaaaaaaaacatcaacaacaaatCTTCAAATTTTTCGGTGCCTTTTGAGAAGCCTTGCAGATGTTTTGACAGATATACGCGAGAGTGGATGCTTTTGCATCTAGCCTTAAGGTGtaagggattttttttctctttttccttttttttcttctttatttggaAAGTCATTTCAAGGAACGAAGGGAAAGAATATGAGGGCACTGCATCATGTTTTTTGGGatgtaagcaaaaaaaaaaaaagaaagaaagaaaaaactatatttttgtAACTGAAATGTACATATCTACAGGAGTTGGAATGCTGTAGTTACCTACTGAGTAGGCATGGGAATTTTTTGTATGTTATTTACATGCAGTCcattattttgttgttatttttattttgtatttgtgtttgttcagAAAAAAGTGACTGTTTATGGCTTCTAAACACATTGAATGCGCTTAACTGCCAATGGGATATTTGGTGTACAAGATATCCTTCCTGAAcggaaacataaataaaatataaatatatatatgttcaaTCTCCGTCTCGCTTTTTATTGCTTAGCAACAGATTTGTGGAGTTGCAGAGCAGGGCTGAGCTCAGAAATAGCTAACGTGATGATAATCTGCTGAAAACCCTTACATCAACCTTATGTATTACAGTTATAAGCATTGCCTTATATATAACTTTAGACTTGTATTCTAAAGAATAaattattacatatacatataggCATAATGCACTCAAAGTGGGGAATCCAGGCACATTTGCTCAAATCAAAACCAGCAAATTTGACATCCTACAATCCTACAATCTCAGACTGGTTCAGTTACGTAGAGACAAACTCAGAATGAAGCATAATAATTGATGTAGCATCCAAAAACTTCACACGTGCTCTTTGTTTAGGAATCCAGCATCCCGCCATGTCAATCACTCATTTGATAGTGCAGATCAATCAGACAGTCTCCTCTCCTTCGCAGCTTATCACACGTCTCCTCGGCATTGTGAGCGCATGTTATCAAAAGACGGCGTGCGCGATTGTGACTGCATGCGCTTGGGGCTTAATTATACATAGGGAGCAATCTTGTAAAATCAGTCAGCAGTAATATGAAGCCCTTCTAATGGGCTCGTGAGCCTATTGAGTTTGTCAGGGAGGAAAAGTCTCAATATCCAGGCTGCTTTTAAGATGAAGCCTGCTCTTTTTTCTCcattgtgctgctgctgctacctTTGGAACGCCTGAACGCCTTTGTAAAAGGGGGTAATAATAATCTACACAAGCTAATTTCTACACTGGAGAAAAAAGATCAGATGAAACTACGAGCTCTCTCCATACATCCACTCTCCCACGGCTGGAAAGAAACAGGTTGAATGGATCCGGGGAGCGACAAAGTAAGAGCGAGCGGCTGCGTGCGTGGGTgcatctgtatgtctgtgtttgaaagcagcaaaatgcaaaaaagcaaAGACTCTGGCTCGCGTTTCCACCCTATATCTCACAAGAGCACTAGAGTGATATTATCATTCGGCCTGACAGCCAAGTGAAAGATCTCTCATCAGATGTTTCAGAATTCAAATGGAAAATTAAAGTCAGCCTCGACAAATGTGGAAAATCAGATTAAGATCAGGCCGAAGTTGCAAAGTTTTAGGGTGTGACAGGGATGGAGAAAGAGCTTGCTGAGATTTGGAGGGGATTTTCCCAAAGTATGAAGCAATATTGGTACAAGCGATCCAGCCACAAAATAAGAGCAAACTCAAACACGGCTAAAATTGGAATAACAAGCAAGcaagagagcacgagagagactCAGGGTTGGagggaaaataaagaaaagtgaagTCATTAAGGTAATTGGTCTCCGAATCCCAAATTGACTTTCTATAAGCGGCTCCAGTGAAGCTGGATGGGTATCTACTCTATGCTGCGAGCTAGAATGACGGCAGGCTCGCTCCTACACACTACATTTGTGAGTGTAGATGTAGATGTGATATCCATACACACATTTACGCtgttgctggaacaaaaccttgtatctcaaaaatggtaactgtgcaggaaaaaatatgttttacttttaatgtcagtcaatggaaccagagttttttaaaggtgattttgggtcatttcttttggtccattcatcatgaaattacacacaatgtgaagggcaaaaggtattttcaaattatgccaaaactcgaaaaatgactaaaatggagATAATCCTTAATTCCACCTCTACAGTCTCTTCTGCTGTTTCTCTAACAAAGCCGTGTACCAGCCATGCGGGAAAAACAACATTAACTGATATAATCATATTTCACCTCCCTCTTAAAATAAAATccacctacactcttaaaataaaagtgccaaaaagATTCCTTGGCATAGAAGAATCACATTTGATTCGCTAAAGAACCTTTCCAtagagggttctttagattaaatgttttacttaatgtccaaaatgaccagtgaatatATTTGCCccctgagttttatatgtaatgtcaaTAATGGTACACTATTGgtaacagatggttcttcaagggttctttagtaaagaaatgattctgtatagaaccatatacactcAAAGAAACCCCTTGCATGATAAAAAACTATGATTCCCTTACAAATCTGTGCATGTATAGCTTTTACAAATGCATTTCAGGCCAAACCTGAATCTCAATACCAGTGTAAAACAACGAGTACATGcgctcaataatccgatcaggATTTCTGCAGCTATCGAATTATTTAAATGGTTGTGTACACAGCACCCCTGATTTCTAagatcggagtaaggtctaCAGATCTGATTAAGAATTCTGGAAATCAAGAGGCTGgatttagctcagtaatcagatttctcagtactgtaaactcttactcagatttctttcgtATTTCTTAGTCTCtacatgtgcgaaaacagacggcggtaccagAAAAAAGTGAGCAGCGTTGCCATGAGACGAAGCAAAACACTGAAACCatctacatgcttgatgaaatgaaggatttaaatattcttcatcttacAGATtctgtatgtttatattttcacataAGGTGAGTCGTTACACTTATGTCATGTATTCTTCTGTGagcttattggctggttgcaaagcagaaatcggacttctgtctgactcatgtagtcCTGGAGTTTCTGGATTAATGACaatatctgattttctgcagttatgggATTATTAAGTACATATAAACACTctcaatgtctcaggcattaggCAGCATATGCAAcacaatttcatgtaataactttctgtgtgggagcttttagagtaCTGATGTGTCATTCGTAAACGAGTCGGTTCTTTGAGGTAAACATAGGAACCAATTCACAATAAGGAGCgttttttattgtaattaagacaaaaaaagttcTGCATCCTCGTTATTCCCAAAACTTGCTCTTGTGTTAATTAGTTCATGGCTGTGTTTTCAAGCATGTCTCGCTAGTTTTTCTGACTTTTGACAATGACCTGCTTTGTATAGTGACTTGGTTGAAAAATGATGCTTAacattagtttttttgttttagaacaaatgtaatgaaatatttCTTAATTACAAAGTAAATTAAGGTTTTATTGAAAAACAAATGATAGatcattttgttttcttggctaatcaaaaaaaaaagaacaatgctgTTGAATGAAGAGCCGTTTGGGAGCCAAAAGAGACGACTCTCATTGGTGAGCTGAGCCGATTGATCTGACTCACTGAAAAGAACAGCAATGCTCATCACTGTTTTTGAGGCACTAagcacttcagatgtctggttcctatcaacactactgtgaacaatcctgagttggcaagtttctctaaaacggaGCATCTCACAGTAAACAACTCTGAATGCTTTTGTCTACATCTCTGCATCTAATTATCCAGAATTTTTGAAAGAttagtggaattccactttaaagaacCGTCCATTAGAAGATTCTTTAGGATAACCAATCACAACCTGACTCTGGACATCTAGGCCACATTATGTGAGCCCCCTATCCTCAAGCTAAAGGCAAGCCAATACAGAAAATGTAcaattttacagaaagaaaaggaactTGAACATAAAATTTGAAAACATGGAAAGTGACGCAAACTGAAGAAACTATTTTGCACGCTCACTCATTCATCATGCGATTCCTAGATGCAAAAGGAAGCAATCCTCTCTTAGCAAACTTTCACATGCGGGTCACTGTTTCACGCCTGCGACTACAAATCCCACATGTGTGGTCACTTCAGACTCGATGGCAGCCTGGGAAGCTGCAGCAGAACAGAGCGCTTTCAGAGTGCATTCGCAGGCAGGATTAAACGGAGCCACAGGGGAGGAGGATTTCAGAGTTTAAAGGCAACTTTGTGACAATGTGCTCCTCACGTCCAACTTTAGAGCAGCAGCGAGCGCTTTCAAGTGCGCTGGATGTGTTGATAACATTTTCCCTTTGCTGCCTCTCATAGAGGCTGAGTGGCTCTTGCTCTTATCAAAGTTGGCTGCCTGACACACTGGGCCTGTTCTGTtagtgaagagagaaagagagagagagagagagagagagaaagagagagagagagagagagaagaagaagaagaagaagatgcacCCTTCATTTTCCCCATCATAACCAAACTCGCAATGAAGCCACCTCTCCGCTATTCCCCAAACGAAGCCCCACTTCAAGGCCCGAGCCTTTGTTAAATTATGTGTTTGTTCTCCTATTCTTTTTGGGCCTGGTGTGCCGGGAGATTGTTGAGGGGGGATGTCTCAGGGAAAAAAGGCGAGAAGGGAGCATACACTCTTTCGCCTTCTCGTTCTTTTCCCAGCCCGGCG
Proteins encoded in this region:
- the egr1 gene encoding early growth response protein 1, whose product is MAAAKTELLPALQISDPLSFPHSPMDSYPKLEEMIMLSSAGTPFLNASAPEGTGFSSGEAGEQYDHLTGDTLPEIALNCEKSLAEQSYPTQRLPPISYTGRFTLEPAANCSNSLWAEPLFSFVSGLVGINPPPASIPSSSVTQATPSSSAASSSAPSSSVSSSSSSSPSSSASGSSLSCSVHHSEPNPIYSAAPTYSSASPDIFPEPGPGFPSAVSGSSLPYPPPAYPGGKACSASFPVPMIPDYLFPQQQGEISLVPPDQKPFQTQAGQQPSLTPLSTIKAFATQTGSQDLKGVYQSQLIKPGRIRKYPNRPSKTPPHERPYACPVETCDRRFSRSDELTRHIRIHTGQKPFQCRICMRNFSRSDHLTTHIRTHTGEKPFACEICGRKFARSDERKRHTKIHLRQKDKKAEKTAAAVAQNTSVTSVSISAPSPASSYPSPIASYPSPVSSFPSPVASCYSSPVHTSYPSPSIATTYPSASSTFQTPVATSFPSSVASNIYSSPVTTPLPDMQAATLSPRTADIC